CTCGCTCCTTGCGCGAACTCGGGTTGTGCGAGTTGGCCGAGAACGGAGGTTCGCCAGACCAAGTAGAAGAAGATGAGCACAGCCGAAGGGGCGAGCCGGCGCAATTGCCCCGGGCTTTTTTGCAAGCGGCCCGGGAGTTCTTGCCGTGAGTAAAGCAGACAAGCCCACAGACCCAAGGGCAGCATGATTGCGGTTTCTTTAGCAAAGAGCGCGAACACCAGGCAGGCATAGCTTCCGGCCAAGAAGGGGAAAACGGTTTTACCTGATTTGTCCCGCGCCGCACGCAGCCCAAGGAGGATGTATCCCATTCCAAAGAAGGCGAACAGAAGATCCCCGCGGCAGGAGACCCAAGCCACGGTCTGGGTTTGCACGGGATGCACCAAAAAGAGTGCTGCTGTGAGCCAGGCTGCGCGCATGTTTTTCAGTAAGACCTTGGCCCAAAGACAAACCAGGAAACCTGTACCCAGATGGAGGAGCAGTCCGATTGCGTGATAGCCGACTGGATTCAGTTTCCAGATGCTGTAATCCAGGGCGTAGCTGAGCGTGCGCAGCGGTCGCCAAATCCAAAAGCTGCCCGCAGAAGATAAGCTTCCACCGTCAGTGAAGTAGCTGAGCCAGCGCGAGAGGTCTTTGATGGAGGGATTCCAAACAATGAACGAGAAGTCGTCGTAGTAGAACGGGATTTTCAGTGCAGGCCAGAAGACAAGGAAGGTCACAAGCAAGAGGACGCTGAATCCCCAGATGGATTTTGATGGTGTGAGATCGGGATCACTGGGCATGAGGCTCAGGTACTAGTTATAGAAGAGAAGAGCCGGGAAGTCTAGTCGCTGCCTGGATTCGGCTCATCGATGATGCCGCCGCCTAAACAATAGTCCCCTTTATAGAAGATGGCGGATTGACCGGGCGCAATGCCGGAATCCGGGTTTTCCAGACAGACTTTGAGTCTTGATCCACTGCTGTCCAAGAATTGAATTGTACAATTTTCAAGATTGGAAGTGTGCCGGAGTTTTGTTTGGAGCACACAGTTTTGCGGGGGACCGCAGATCCAGTGTGTGTCCTTGACTTGGAAGTTTTGAAGGGATTTCTTGGAAAGCTCGGCGCTGTGGCTCACAAATAGGGTGTTGGACCCCACATCCTTGCGTATCACATACCAGGGGCCTTGGCTGAGCCCCAAGCCTTGGCGTTGGCCGATGGTGTGGAACCAATAGCCGGAGTGCTTGCCTAACACGCGTCCGCTTCGCTCCTCCACAATCAGGCCTTCTTTTTCACCCAAATGACAGCGCACAAAATCCGGATAGCTGATCTTGCCCAGGAAGCAGATACCTTGGCTGTCTTTGCGATTTTGAGTGGGCAGCTGGTATTTTGCGGCCAGTTCGCGCACCTGGCTCTTGGTGAGATGGCCGACAGGAAAGAGGATTTTACCCAGTTGCTCCTGGCTGAGCCGGCACAGGAAATAGGTCTGGTCTTTGACTGGGTCCGGGGAACGCTTGAGCCAGTGCAGGCCGGCTCTTTCCTCCACTTGGGCGTAGTGTCCCGAAGCGATCTTTTCAAAATGAGGGCCTATTCGATGGACAAACTCTCCGAACTTGATGCGCTGATTGCAGAGAATGTCCGGACTCGGTGTTCGGCCTGCGCGCAGTTCGCTCAGAGTGTGCTCTACGACCTGTTGGCGGTATTCCCTTTGCAAAGGAAGGATCTCAAGGGAAACCCCAATTTGAGCACATACTTTGCGGGCATAGTCCAAGTCCTCCTCCCAGGGGCAGTCCCCGAGAAAGGCGAGATCATCCTCCAGCCAGATTTTGAGATAGAAGGCGGTAATGGTGTGGCCCTCTTCGGCCAGGAGCCGAAGCGCGACCGAACTGTCCACCCCCCCGCTGAGTAACATGGCAATCGTCATACTTCTCCATTCGCGGTGCCAGGCACCGGGTTTAAGGTCAATGGTATACTAGCCTCCATGTTGCCATATCTCATTCTCCTGTTCACGCTTTTGCCCATGGCCGAGTTGGCTTTGCTCATCAAAGTGGGCTCCAATATTGGAGTTGTCAACACCATTGCCATAGTTGTTCTGACCGGGGTGGCGGGGGCAACTTTGGCGCGTTATCAGGGCTGGGTCACAATCTCCAAAATCCAACAAAGTCTGGCGCAGGGCTTCATGCCCACAGAGGAGCTCTTGGATGGAATGCTGATTCTGGTGGGTGGAATCACACTCTTGACGCCGGGCTTCATTACCGACACTTTGGGTCTGCTGGCCCTTCTGCCTCCGACCCGGGCGGTCTTCAAAACCTGGCTCAAGAACTCCTTTCAGGGCCGTGTCCA
The DNA window shown above is from Candidatus Omnitrophota bacterium and carries:
- a CDS encoding FxsA family protein yields the protein MLPYLILLFTLLPMAELALLIKVGSNIGVVNTIAIVVLTGVAGATLARYQGWVTISKIQQSLAQGFMPTEELLDGMLILVGGITLLTPGFITDTLGLLALLPPTRAVFKTWLKNSFQGRVQRTRTSQQNQVIYTEWEDSDT
- the mnmA gene encoding tRNA 2-thiouridine(34) synthase MnmA is translated as MTIAMLLSGGVDSSVALRLLAEEGHTITAFYLKIWLEDDLAFLGDCPWEEDLDYARKVCAQIGVSLEILPLQREYRQQVVEHTLSELRAGRTPSPDILCNQRIKFGEFVHRIGPHFEKIASGHYAQVEERAGLHWLKRSPDPVKDQTYFLCRLSQEQLGKILFPVGHLTKSQVRELAAKYQLPTQNRKDSQGICFLGKISYPDFVRCHLGEKEGLIVEERSGRVLGKHSGYWFHTIGQRQGLGLSQGPWYVIRKDVGSNTLFVSHSAELSKKSLQNFQVKDTHWICGPPQNCVLQTKLRHTSNLENCTIQFLDSSGSRLKVCLENPDSGIAPGQSAIFYKGDYCLGGGIIDEPNPGSD